Proteins from one Thaumasiovibrio subtropicus genomic window:
- a CDS encoding YicC/YloC family endoribonuclease, translated as MIYSMTAYARREIKGDWGTAIWEIRSVNQRYLETYFRLPEQFRAIEPVLRERFRKRLARGKVECHLRFEANPAANTELKINETLAKQVIEAAKWVKETSGEGNIGPFQVLQWPGVMETPEQDLDTINKALLEGFDETLTDFIAARASEGDNMKALIEQRLAGIVVEATKVREQMPDVIKWQRERVQTRFEEASVELDPGRFEQEMIILAQKVDVAEELDRLDSHVSETKKILKKGGACGRRLDFMMQEFNRESNTLASKSINADITASAVELKVLIEQMREQIQNIE; from the coding sequence ATGATCTACAGTATGACCGCCTATGCCCGTCGCGAAATTAAAGGCGATTGGGGTACCGCAATCTGGGAAATCCGTTCCGTTAACCAGCGTTATTTAGAAACCTATTTCCGACTACCAGAGCAATTTCGCGCTATCGAACCAGTGCTGCGTGAACGCTTTCGTAAGCGTTTGGCGCGCGGTAAGGTCGAGTGTCATCTTCGTTTTGAAGCTAACCCCGCAGCCAACACCGAACTGAAGATCAACGAAACCCTCGCCAAGCAAGTCATTGAAGCAGCGAAATGGGTAAAAGAGACCTCAGGTGAAGGCAACATTGGTCCTTTCCAAGTGTTGCAATGGCCTGGTGTCATGGAAACCCCAGAGCAAGATCTCGACACGATAAATAAAGCACTGCTTGAAGGCTTTGATGAAACCCTCACCGACTTCATTGCCGCGCGTGCGAGTGAAGGTGACAATATGAAGGCACTGATCGAGCAGCGTCTGGCTGGCATTGTAGTCGAAGCAACCAAAGTGCGTGAACAGATGCCAGACGTCATCAAATGGCAACGCGAACGTGTTCAAACACGTTTTGAAGAGGCCAGTGTTGAACTCGACCCAGGCCGCTTTGAACAAGAGATGATCATACTTGCGCAGAAAGTGGATGTGGCAGAAGAGCTTGATCGCCTTGACTCACACGTTAGTGAAACCAAGAAAATCCTTAAGAAAGGTGGCGCTTGTGGCCGCCGTCTCGATTTTATGATGCAAGAGTTTAACCGCGAGTCGAACACGCTAGCCTCTAAGTCAATCAATGCCGATATCACCGCCTCTGCCGTTGAGCTAAAAGTGCTGATTGAACAAATGCGCGAGCAGATCCAAAACATAGAATGA
- the rph gene encoding ribonuclease PH, whose product MRPNGRTPQQVRPITITRNFTAHAEGSVLVEFGDTKVICTASVEENVPRWLKGKGQGWVTAEYGMLPRATHTRNRREAASGKQGGRTMEIQRLIARSLRAAVDLDVLGEQMITVDCDVIQADGGTRTASITGACVALHDAITYMLNKGLLKRNPMKGMVAAVSVGIHNGEAICDLEYVEDSAAETDMNVVMMEDGRMIEVQGTAEGEPFSHEELLSMLELAKLGIQDIVEKQKAVLEIGAEAS is encoded by the coding sequence ATGCGTCCAAACGGAAGAACGCCACAGCAAGTCCGTCCTATTACTATCACTCGTAACTTCACTGCCCATGCAGAAGGCTCTGTTTTGGTTGAGTTTGGTGATACCAAGGTTATCTGTACTGCCAGTGTGGAAGAGAATGTACCGCGTTGGCTTAAAGGTAAAGGTCAGGGCTGGGTCACGGCGGAGTATGGCATGCTGCCACGAGCCACACATACGCGCAACCGTCGCGAAGCCGCGAGCGGTAAGCAAGGCGGCCGTACTATGGAAATCCAACGTCTTATTGCGCGCAGTTTGCGTGCAGCCGTTGATTTAGATGTGCTGGGCGAGCAGATGATTACCGTCGATTGTGACGTGATCCAGGCTGATGGCGGCACACGTACCGCTTCTATCACCGGTGCTTGTGTCGCTCTGCATGATGCTATCACCTATATGCTAAACAAAGGGCTATTGAAACGAAACCCAATGAAAGGCATGGTGGCTGCGGTGTCTGTGGGTATCCACAATGGTGAAGCGATTTGTGACCTAGAGTATGTCGAAGACTCTGCTGCTGAAACGGATATGAATGTGGTGATGATGGAAGACGGTCGTATGATCGAAGTTCAAGGCACTGCTGAGGGCGAACCTTTCTCTCATGAAGAGCTGCTATCGATGCTGGAGCTGGCTAAGCTGGGTATCCAAGATATCGTCGAGAAGCAAAAAGCAGTCTTGGAAATTGGCGCTGAGGCGTCATAA
- the pyrE gene encoding orotate phosphoribosyltransferase, which yields MKAYQRQFIEFALEKEVLKFGEFTLKSGRKSPYFFNAGLFNTGRDLARLGRFYAEALVDAGIDYDVLFGPAYKGIPIATTTAVALADHHDVDTPYCFNRKEAKDHGEGGNLVGSPLEGRIMLVDDVITAGTAIRESMEIIKANGADLAGVLVAIDRQEKGKGELSAIQEVERDFGCAVISIVSLGDLITYLEEKGDAAEHLDAVKAYRAEYGI from the coding sequence ATGAAAGCGTATCAGCGTCAGTTCATTGAATTTGCACTTGAGAAAGAAGTTTTGAAGTTTGGTGAATTTACTCTGAAATCAGGCCGTAAGAGCCCGTACTTCTTTAACGCTGGCCTATTTAACACGGGCCGCGATTTGGCGCGCTTAGGCCGTTTTTATGCGGAAGCTTTAGTGGATGCAGGCATTGATTACGATGTATTGTTTGGTCCAGCATACAAAGGGATTCCAATTGCGACCACGACGGCGGTGGCACTCGCGGATCACCACGATGTCGATACCCCTTACTGTTTTAACCGTAAAGAAGCGAAAGACCACGGCGAGGGCGGTAATCTTGTGGGTAGTCCACTTGAAGGCCGTATCATGCTGGTTGATGATGTGATCACGGCAGGCACGGCCATTCGTGAGTCGATGGAAATCATTAAGGCAAACGGTGCGGATCTCGCGGGGGTATTGGTTGCTATTGACCGCCAAGAAAAAGGTAAGGGTGAGCTATCTGCGATTCAAGAAGTTGAGCGAGACTTTGGCTGCGCGGTGATCTCTATCGTCTCTTTGGGCGATTTGATTACGTATCTTGAAGAGAAAGGCGATGCGGCTGAGCATCTTGATGCGGTGAAGGCCTATCGCGCTGAGTACGGTATTTAA
- the slmA gene encoding nucleoid occlusion factor SlmA gives MAGTKKNNRREQILQCLAGMLESNQGSQRITTAKLAAEVGVSEAALYRHFPSKAKMFEGLIEFIEESLFERINRITDDEKDTLRRIYLILRLLLAFAERNPGLTRIMTGHALMFEQDRLQARINQMFERIELMLRQVLRERQMREGKGFPVDERILAAQLLGQVEGSFNRFVRSSFKYQPTEDFEAYWELLTAQIK, from the coding sequence ATGGCAGGCACCAAGAAAAACAATCGCCGTGAACAAATCCTGCAATGCCTTGCCGGTATGCTGGAATCCAATCAAGGCAGCCAGCGTATTACAACGGCAAAACTGGCCGCAGAAGTCGGCGTGTCAGAAGCGGCGCTCTATCGTCACTTTCCGAGTAAGGCCAAGATGTTTGAAGGTCTGATCGAGTTCATTGAAGAGTCTCTTTTTGAGCGCATCAACCGTATTACTGACGATGAAAAAGATACTTTACGTCGCATCTACCTCATTCTACGTCTGCTTTTAGCCTTTGCAGAGCGTAACCCAGGGCTCACCCGCATCATGACAGGTCATGCCCTTATGTTTGAACAAGATCGCCTACAAGCGCGAATTAATCAGATGTTTGAGCGTATAGAGTTGATGCTCCGCCAAGTGTTACGTGAGCGTCAAATGCGTGAAGGCAAGGGTTTTCCTGTCGATGAGCGCATTCTGGCGGCGCAATTACTAGGACAAGTTGAAGGCAGCTTTAACCGTTTTGTGCGTTCCAGCTTTAAGTATCAGCCAACCGAAGACTTTGAAGCATACTGGGAACTACTCACTGCCCAGATAAAATAA
- the dut gene encoding dUTP diphosphatase — translation MKKIDLKILDPRIGEQFPLPAYATEGSAGLDLRACLDTDLTVAPGETHLVPTGLAIHIADPTLAATILPRSGLGHKHGIVLGNLVGLIDSDYQGQLMVSVWNRGQETFTITPGDRIAQLVFVPVVQAEFNLVNDFDASDRGEGGFGHSGRQ, via the coding sequence ATGAAAAAAATTGATTTAAAAATCCTCGATCCTCGTATCGGTGAGCAATTCCCACTCCCAGCCTACGCAACAGAAGGCTCCGCAGGCCTTGATTTGCGTGCCTGTTTAGACACCGACCTCACCGTTGCGCCGGGTGAAACCCACTTAGTACCAACAGGGCTCGCGATTCATATCGCCGATCCAACCTTAGCCGCAACCATCTTGCCGCGTTCAGGTTTAGGGCATAAGCACGGTATTGTGCTAGGTAATCTGGTTGGCCTTATCGACTCGGATTATCAAGGTCAGCTAATGGTCTCCGTTTGGAACCGTGGCCAAGAGACCTTTACCATTACCCCCGGTGACCGTATCGCGCAATTGGTTTTTGTTCCTGTGGTACAAGCCGAATTTAACCTCGTCAACGATTTTGACGCCTCTGATCGTGGAGAAGGCGGTTTCGGCCATTCAGGTCGACAATAA
- the coaBC gene encoding bifunctional phosphopantothenoylcysteine decarboxylase/phosphopantothenate--cysteine ligase CoaBC, with translation MQTLAGKRILLGISGGIAAYKCAELTRRLSERGAEVRVVMTKAAQTFITPLTMQAVSGHPVSDDLFDPAAEASMGHIELAKWADLVLLAPATADLIARSAAGMGNDLLTTLLLATDAPIAVAPAMNQQMYRHPATQRNLETLRGFGYHIWGPASGEQACGDVGPGRMLEPMALVEKCEVFFTAPQRSLQGFNILITAGPTQEALDPVRYISNHSSGKMGFAMAAAAAKSGANVTLVTGPVNLATPENVTRIDVLSAQDMHDAVMAKAQQQTLFIACAAVADYRAAEIQPQKIKKTGDNDEMVLKLVKNPDIVAAVANLTERRPFTVGFAAETQDVAEYAQSKLKRKNLDLICANDVSVAGQGFNSEHNAVHLYWKGGYKALPLAEKTQLGQQLIDDIVACYQANHVS, from the coding sequence ATGCAGACGCTGGCAGGAAAACGCATTCTTCTCGGGATCAGTGGCGGTATTGCCGCCTATAAGTGTGCAGAGCTAACGCGACGCTTAAGTGAAAGAGGGGCTGAAGTCCGCGTTGTGATGACTAAGGCCGCTCAAACCTTTATTACACCACTGACAATGCAAGCCGTTTCCGGTCACCCTGTCTCTGACGACCTGTTTGACCCTGCAGCAGAAGCCTCCATGGGCCACATTGAACTGGCAAAATGGGCTGATCTCGTCTTACTCGCTCCGGCGACGGCCGATCTTATTGCCCGCTCAGCCGCAGGCATGGGAAATGATTTGCTCACGACGCTGCTCCTTGCGACTGACGCGCCAATCGCTGTCGCGCCAGCTATGAATCAGCAGATGTACCGTCATCCAGCGACACAACGCAACCTCGAGACCTTACGTGGCTTTGGCTATCACATTTGGGGCCCAGCGAGCGGTGAGCAGGCCTGCGGTGATGTCGGTCCTGGCCGAATGCTTGAACCTATGGCCTTAGTCGAAAAGTGCGAAGTCTTCTTCACCGCACCGCAACGCTCGCTGCAAGGCTTCAACATCCTGATTACCGCTGGCCCCACCCAAGAAGCCCTCGACCCTGTGCGCTATATCAGTAATCACAGCTCAGGAAAAATGGGCTTTGCCATGGCCGCTGCCGCAGCAAAAAGCGGCGCCAACGTCACATTAGTCACTGGCCCAGTAAACCTCGCTACGCCAGAGAATGTCACTCGCATTGATGTGTTAAGCGCGCAAGACATGCATGATGCCGTGATGGCAAAAGCCCAACAACAGACCCTTTTTATTGCGTGCGCTGCCGTCGCTGACTATCGCGCGGCAGAAATTCAGCCTCAAAAAATCAAGAAAACAGGCGATAACGATGAAATGGTTTTGAAGCTCGTTAAGAATCCAGACATCGTCGCCGCGGTGGCAAATTTAACCGAGCGTCGTCCCTTCACGGTCGGGTTTGCTGCCGAGACGCAAGACGTTGCCGAATACGCGCAAAGTAAGTTAAAACGTAAGAACCTCGACTTGATTTGTGCAAACGATGTTTCTGTTGCAGGACAAGGCTTTAACAGTGAGCACAATGCCGTGCATCTCTATTGGAAAGGGGGCTATAAAGCCTTACCATTGGCCGAGAAAACGCAACTCGGACAACAGCTGATTGACGATATTGTTGCTTGCTATCAAGCGAATCACGTCTCTTAA
- the radC gene encoding RadC family protein, which translates to MSIKLMPTASRPREKLLERGATALSDAELLAIFLRTGISGMNAIELADYLLQQFGSLRALLKADKTAFCEHKGLGPAKFALLQAMLEMQQRYLSEVIEKEDALTSPEHTRRYLASMLRDKPRENFMVLFLDNQHRVVASEVMFEGTIDAASVYPREVVKRSLELNAAALILAHNHPSGVAEPSQADRRITRRLVEALSLVDIRVLDHFVVGDGDIISFSERGWV; encoded by the coding sequence ATGAGTATTAAGTTAATGCCAACCGCGTCGCGCCCCAGAGAAAAGCTACTTGAGAGAGGGGCGACGGCTTTGAGTGATGCCGAATTATTGGCGATTTTTTTGCGCACCGGGATCAGCGGCATGAACGCTATTGAACTCGCGGACTATCTATTGCAGCAGTTTGGTTCGTTACGCGCGCTACTAAAAGCGGATAAAACAGCCTTTTGTGAACATAAAGGATTGGGCCCTGCAAAATTTGCACTTTTACAAGCCATGCTGGAAATGCAGCAACGTTATTTGAGCGAAGTGATTGAAAAAGAAGATGCGTTGACCAGCCCTGAACATACGCGCCGTTATCTTGCCAGTATGTTGCGTGATAAACCGCGTGAAAACTTTATGGTGCTGTTTCTTGATAACCAACATCGTGTGGTTGCATCGGAGGTGATGTTTGAAGGGACTATCGATGCCGCGAGTGTTTATCCCAGAGAAGTGGTAAAAAGATCGCTAGAACTTAATGCAGCCGCGCTCATTTTAGCGCATAATCACCCGTCAGGTGTCGCAGAGCCAAGTCAGGCAGATCGCAGAATTACCCGTCGACTCGTAGAAGCGCTTTCATTGGTTGACATTCGGGTACTAGACCATTTCGTCGTCGGAGACGGCGATATCATTTCCTTTTCTGAGCGTGGTTGGGTGTGA
- the rpmB gene encoding 50S ribosomal protein L28 translates to MSRVCQVTGKRPVTGNNRSHARNATKRRFLPNLQTHRFWVESEKRFVKLRLTAKGMRIIDKKGIDAVLAEMRARGENV, encoded by the coding sequence ATGTCCCGAGTATGCCAAGTAACTGGCAAGCGTCCTGTAACGGGTAACAACCGTTCACACGCACGTAATGCCACCAAGCGTCGTTTTCTGCCGAACCTGCAAACTCATCGTTTCTGGGTAGAAAGCGAAAAACGCTTCGTTAAACTTCGTCTAACCGCTAAGGGTATGCGTATCATCGACAAGAAAGGCATCGATGCCGTTCTTGCTGAAATGCGTGCTCGTGGTGAGAACGTTTAA
- the rpmG gene encoding 50S ribosomal protein L33: MAKGIREKIRLVSSAGTGHFYTTDKNKRNMPGKFEIKKFDPVVRKHVMYKEAKIK; encoded by the coding sequence ATGGCTAAAGGCATTCGTGAGAAGATCCGCCTAGTATCATCTGCTGGTACCGGTCACTTCTACACCACCGACAAAAACAAGCGTAACATGCCAGGCAAATTTGAGATCAAGAAATTTGATCCAGTTGTACGCAAGCACGTTATGTACAAAGAAGCGAAAATCAAGTAA
- the mutM gene encoding bifunctional DNA-formamidopyrimidine glycosylase/DNA-(apurinic or apyrimidinic site) lyase, with product MPELPEVEVSRLGITPHLAQQTVKKLVVRQPQLRWRIPDEIYAIEGERIEAIERRAKYLLLRTSKGDAIVHLGMSGSLRVLPANTPEEKHDHVDLVLNNGKLLRYNDPRRFGAWLWQEKGEVHESLSHLGPEPLDDAFHADYLFERAKGKRVSIKVFIMTNQHVVGVGNIYANEALFMAGIDPRRAAGHLSCEEMKALVARIKEVLAQAIEQGGTTLKDFQQADGKPGYFAQELRVYGKKGQPCPACGETLEEVKLGQRATTYCPQCQQ from the coding sequence ATGCCTGAATTACCTGAAGTCGAGGTGAGCCGCCTCGGAATTACCCCCCACCTAGCTCAGCAAACGGTAAAGAAACTCGTTGTACGTCAGCCGCAATTGCGTTGGCGAATACCTGACGAGATTTATGCGATTGAAGGCGAGCGAATAGAAGCCATCGAGCGACGTGCAAAGTATTTACTCCTGCGGACATCAAAAGGGGATGCCATCGTTCATTTAGGCATGTCGGGGAGCTTACGTGTCTTACCGGCCAATACCCCTGAAGAAAAACATGATCATGTCGATTTGGTGTTAAATAACGGCAAATTGTTGCGCTATAACGATCCCCGCCGTTTTGGGGCGTGGCTGTGGCAAGAAAAAGGTGAAGTTCATGAATCTTTGAGCCACCTTGGACCAGAGCCTCTCGATGATGCGTTTCATGCAGACTATTTGTTTGAACGCGCAAAAGGTAAACGAGTGTCGATTAAGGTGTTTATTATGACCAACCAACATGTTGTTGGTGTCGGTAATATTTACGCGAATGAAGCGCTTTTTATGGCGGGTATCGATCCGCGGCGGGCGGCAGGACATCTTTCATGTGAGGAGATGAAGGCGCTGGTGGCTCGCATTAAGGAAGTGTTGGCGCAAGCGATTGAACAGGGCGGTACTACGTTAAAAGATTTTCAGCAAGCGGATGGTAAACCGGGCTATTTCGCTCAGGAGCTGCGTGTCTATGGCAAGAAAGGACAGCCTTGTCCTGCCTGTGGTGAGACGTTAGAGGAAGTCAAATTGGGGCAACGGGCAACAACCTATTGCCCGCAATGTCAGCAATGA
- a CDS encoding glycosyltransferase family 25 protein, producing MRSFVISLKDSQERQALIEERLACLPDGFEFLFGVDARKDQHPLLERIREKSFEYKMGRPVAIGEVGCYASHYLAWEKCVELDEPILIFEDDLNVDEPVFHNSLAIIKEHIDKCGYIRLENADNHDMFYQVRTYDDQRLVKYLKVPQCMTGYAISPACAKAFIKHSQHFDYPVDVFLRNTWIHKQPIFGICQAGLWGGNLPSIIGNRKRKGRKNYGVATMKIVNKVKNMTLNLATNFYHLYKLGKDYKPTKHWIG from the coding sequence ATGAGATCCTTTGTTATCTCTCTTAAAGATAGCCAAGAGCGCCAAGCGCTCATCGAAGAGCGCCTTGCTTGCCTGCCTGACGGCTTTGAATTCCTTTTTGGTGTAGATGCACGTAAAGATCAGCATCCGCTGCTCGAGCGTATTCGTGAAAAGTCCTTTGAATACAAAATGGGACGCCCCGTTGCCATTGGTGAAGTAGGTTGTTATGCCAGCCACTACCTCGCGTGGGAAAAGTGCGTTGAGCTCGACGAGCCAATTTTAATCTTTGAAGATGACTTAAATGTCGATGAACCCGTCTTTCACAACAGCCTAGCGATCATCAAAGAACATATTGATAAATGCGGCTATATTCGCTTAGAGAATGCCGACAATCATGACATGTTCTATCAAGTTCGCACTTACGATGATCAACGTCTAGTCAAATACTTAAAAGTGCCACAGTGCATGACAGGCTATGCTATCTCCCCCGCTTGCGCAAAAGCCTTTATCAAACACAGCCAGCACTTTGATTACCCTGTCGATGTGTTCTTACGCAACACTTGGATCCATAAGCAACCTATATTTGGCATTTGCCAAGCAGGATTATGGGGTGGCAACTTACCGTCGATTATCGGCAACCGTAAACGCAAAGGACGCAAAAATTACGGCGTCGCGACGATGAAAATCGTCAATAAAGTCAAAAACATGACTCTTAACCTAGCCACCAATTTCTATCACCTTTACAAGCTAGGTAAAGATTACAAACCTACCAAACACTGGATAGGTTAA
- a CDS encoding glycosyl transferase family 90: MKVFYYLKHIGLALLPHSWFTRRQRKLEQKFADQQDYIQRRVDYYLKTAQPFTLAPEETTAIADYTRRGFTSYFYDLKEYLHYFPKQCRFAYYFGDETHIEPRHTLFKARPIAGDNERSVIFKLDKRRHFRFVEDTLSFAEKKPMAVFRGAVTQPHRIRFMETLFGHPLVDAGQSNPSETHPEWQQPFMSVEDQLQYKFLFALEGNDVASNLKWAMSSNSLVFTPKMVFETWFMEGTLQAGVHYVEVKDDFSDVEEKINYYLAHPEKAQQIIDNAHAYLAPYQNPDLEDLVCIKVLERYFSLSGQLEK; the protein is encoded by the coding sequence GTGAAGGTGTTTTACTATCTTAAGCACATAGGGTTGGCGCTGCTGCCACACAGTTGGTTTACTCGACGCCAGCGGAAGTTGGAGCAAAAGTTTGCTGATCAGCAAGACTATATTCAGCGCCGCGTTGATTACTATTTAAAAACAGCACAGCCATTTACACTCGCCCCTGAAGAGACGACAGCGATTGCTGACTATACCCGTCGCGGTTTCACTTCCTATTTTTACGATTTGAAAGAGTACCTCCACTACTTTCCCAAGCAGTGTCGCTTTGCTTATTACTTTGGCGATGAAACCCATATTGAGCCTCGTCATACTCTGTTTAAAGCTCGACCGATTGCGGGTGACAATGAGCGTTCGGTGATATTCAAATTAGATAAACGTCGTCATTTTCGCTTTGTTGAGGACACGTTGTCATTTGCGGAAAAAAAACCAATGGCTGTCTTTCGAGGCGCGGTGACTCAGCCCCATCGGATTCGTTTTATGGAAACCTTGTTTGGCCATCCTTTGGTTGATGCGGGGCAATCCAATCCTAGTGAGACGCATCCAGAATGGCAGCAGCCGTTCATGTCAGTTGAAGACCAACTTCAATATAAGTTCTTGTTTGCACTTGAAGGAAATGATGTGGCGTCTAATCTGAAATGGGCAATGTCTTCAAATTCCTTGGTGTTTACACCCAAAATGGTGTTTGAGACATGGTTTATGGAAGGGACGCTACAGGCTGGGGTGCACTACGTCGAAGTAAAGGATGATTTCTCTGATGTTGAGGAGAAGATCAACTATTACTTGGCACACCCTGAGAAAGCGCAGCAAATCATTGATAATGCGCACGCCTATTTGGCGCCGTATCAAAATCCAGATCTCGAAGACTTAGTGTGTATCAAAGTGCTAGAGCGTTATTTTTCGTTATCTGGGCAACTAGAAAAATAG
- the waaF gene encoding lipopolysaccharide heptosyltransferase II, producing MKILIIGPSWVGDMVMSQGLYIEIKRLHPEAKIDVMAPGWCKPILERMPEVHRAIEMPLGHGQFDLKTRYQLGVSMRDEHYDQAYVLPNSAKSALIPFFARIPVRVGWRGEMRYGLLNDVRANKKSFQFMLERYVALAHEKAAMTGTGCLGELETLPYPALAIDSQQQADARKQFAVSDDKTLIGLCPGAEFGPAKRWPENHYATVAAALIEKGHQVLIFGSAKDRPVGDAILAQLSDDAKLQCLNLAGETDLNQAVDLIAACDTVISNDSGLMHVAAAVGCNVVAVYGSSSPKYTPPLTKDVKILNTDIECRPCFQRECPKSHLKCLTELSPQSVLEACQELKAMRARIV from the coding sequence ATGAAGATTCTGATTATTGGCCCCTCTTGGGTCGGCGATATGGTGATGTCGCAAGGGTTGTATATTGAAATAAAGCGCCTGCATCCTGAGGCGAAAATCGATGTGATGGCACCAGGATGGTGTAAACCTATCTTAGAACGTATGCCGGAGGTGCACCGCGCAATTGAAATGCCGTTGGGTCATGGTCAATTTGACTTAAAGACGCGCTACCAACTCGGTGTCTCAATGCGTGACGAGCACTATGATCAAGCCTATGTATTACCGAACTCTGCCAAATCAGCCCTGATTCCTTTTTTTGCGCGTATCCCTGTGCGTGTCGGTTGGCGCGGAGAAATGCGCTACGGGCTACTCAATGATGTGAGAGCCAATAAAAAGTCGTTTCAGTTTATGTTAGAACGCTATGTGGCATTGGCGCATGAAAAGGCAGCGATGACAGGCACCGGCTGTCTTGGTGAGTTAGAGACATTGCCTTATCCTGCCTTGGCCATTGATTCGCAGCAACAGGCTGACGCGCGCAAACAGTTTGCGGTGAGCGATGACAAAACACTGATAGGCCTATGCCCGGGGGCGGAGTTTGGACCAGCAAAGCGCTGGCCAGAAAACCACTATGCGACTGTTGCGGCTGCGTTGATTGAAAAAGGGCATCAAGTATTGATCTTTGGGTCTGCTAAAGATCGGCCTGTCGGTGACGCGATCTTGGCGCAACTGAGTGATGACGCAAAGCTGCAGTGTTTGAACTTAGCAGGGGAGACAGATCTTAATCAAGCGGTCGATTTGATTGCAGCTTGTGATACTGTTATCAGTAATGATTCGGGCCTGATGCATGTTGCTGCTGCTGTCGGATGTAATGTTGTCGCGGTGTATGGTTCAAGTTCCCCTAAGTACACGCCTCCTTTAACAAAAGACGTTAAGATTCTTAATACGGATATTGAATGTCGTCCTTGCTTTCAGCGTGAATGTCCGAAGTCGCATTTGAAATGTTTAACGGAACTGTCGCCACAGTCAGTATTAGAGGCATGCCAAGAACTCAAAGCGATGCGAGCGAGGATAGTGTGA